Proteins encoded in a region of the Burkholderia ubonensis subsp. mesacidophila genome:
- the rplM gene encoding 50S ribosomal protein L13 — protein sequence MKTFSAKAHEVTREWYVIDATDKVLGRVASEVARRLRGKHKPEFTPHVDTGDFIIIINASKLKVTGNKTLDKKYYRHSGYPGGIYETTFGKMQERFPGRALEKAVKGMLPKGPLGYAMIKKLKVYAEATHPHSAQQPKALEI from the coding sequence ATGAAGACGTTTTCCGCAAAAGCCCATGAGGTGACGCGCGAATGGTACGTGATTGACGCGACGGATAAGGTTCTCGGCCGTGTTGCCAGCGAAGTGGCACGCCGTCTGCGCGGCAAGCACAAGCCTGAGTTCACCCCGCACGTCGACACCGGTGATTTCATCATCATCATCAACGCGAGCAAGTTGAAGGTCACGGGCAACAAGACTCTGGACAAGAAGTACTACCGTCACTCGGGCTACCCGGGCGGTATCTATGAAACGACGTTCGGCAAGATGCAAGAACGCTTCCCGGGCCGTGCGCTCGAGAAGGCGGTCAAGGGCATGCTGCCGAAGGGCCCGCTCGGCTACGCGATGATCAAGAAGCTGAAGGTCTACGCTGAAGCGACGCATCCGCACTCGGCTCAACAGCCGAAGGCGCTCGAGATCTAA
- a CDS encoding DUF3025 domain-containing protein, producing the protein MNAASPHAAGQPADCGAAAFARIDWSAPWLAGFAATGRVVQAGALDGESALLAALNGALNGALNGTTGGTPPVTGRGAPLRFVPQADLPAGVAYETHIAATGGVPTRHNLHDFFNALVWFAYPRIKAALNARQAAAIDTAGGVGPVRGALRDALTLFDENAALFVTADPALADALRGFDWRALLVAARDAWGARCEVRLVGHALLEKLVAPYKSCTAHTWIVEVSDDYFSWPAERRAAHVDARVAQMLVTRDLTSRDFAPLPVLGVPGWCEANADPGFYDDSAVFRSGRRTRPL; encoded by the coding sequence GTGAACGCCGCGTCGCCGCACGCGGCCGGCCAGCCGGCCGACTGCGGTGCGGCGGCGTTCGCGCGGATCGACTGGTCCGCGCCGTGGCTTGCTGGCTTTGCCGCAACGGGGCGCGTCGTGCAGGCAGGCGCGCTCGACGGCGAGTCCGCGCTGCTCGCCGCGCTGAACGGCGCACTGAATGGCGCACTGAATGGCACGACGGGTGGCACGCCGCCCGTCACCGGACGCGGCGCGCCGCTGCGCTTCGTGCCGCAAGCCGACTTGCCGGCCGGCGTCGCGTACGAGACCCATATCGCCGCAACGGGCGGCGTGCCGACCCGGCACAATCTCCACGATTTCTTCAACGCGCTCGTCTGGTTCGCGTATCCGCGCATCAAGGCGGCGCTGAACGCGCGCCAGGCCGCGGCGATCGACACGGCAGGCGGCGTCGGGCCCGTGCGCGGCGCGTTGCGCGACGCGCTGACGCTGTTCGACGAGAATGCCGCGCTGTTCGTGACGGCCGATCCGGCACTCGCCGACGCGCTGCGCGGCTTCGACTGGCGCGCGCTGCTGGTGGCCGCGCGCGACGCGTGGGGCGCGCGCTGCGAGGTGCGGCTCGTCGGGCATGCGCTGCTCGAGAAGCTCGTCGCGCCGTACAAGTCCTGTACCGCGCACACGTGGATCGTCGAAGTGAGCGACGACTATTTTTCGTGGCCGGCCGAGCGCCGGGCCGCGCACGTCGATGCGCGGGTCGCGCAGATGCTCGTGACGCGCGACCTGACGAGCCGCGATTTCGCGCCGCTGCCGGTGCTGGGCGTGCCGGGCTGGTGCGAGGCGAACGCCGATCCCGGGTTCTACGACGATTCCGCGGTGTTTCGCAGCGGGCGGCGAACGCGGCCGCTGTAA
- the pyrC gene encoding dihydroorotase: MTASNASSPATLTLARPDDWHLHVRDGDMLAAVLPHTARQFGRAIIMPNLKPPVTTTAQAHAYRERILAAVPAGVTFEPLMTLYLTDNTPPDEIRRARESGFVHGVKLYPAGATTNSDHGVTDLAKCAKTLEAMQEAGMPLLVHGEVTDASIDLFDREKVFIDRVMTPLRRDFPGLKVVFEHITTKDAADYVRDADAAPGLIGATITAHHLLYNRNAIFVGGIRPHYYCLPVLKRETHRVALVEAATSGNPRFFLGTDSAPHARNAKEAACGCAGCYTALHALELYAEAFDNAGALDKLEGFASFYGADFYGLPRATETVTLRREPWELPLEILAGDTPVVPLRAGESIGWKLA, encoded by the coding sequence ATGACTGCCTCGAACGCTTCCTCCCCGGCGACGCTGACGCTCGCCCGTCCCGACGACTGGCACCTGCACGTTCGCGACGGCGACATGCTGGCCGCCGTGCTGCCGCACACCGCGCGCCAGTTCGGCCGCGCGATCATCATGCCGAACCTGAAGCCGCCCGTGACGACCACCGCGCAGGCGCACGCGTACCGCGAGCGGATCCTGGCCGCGGTGCCGGCCGGCGTGACGTTCGAGCCGCTGATGACGCTGTACCTGACCGACAACACCCCGCCCGACGAGATCCGCCGCGCGCGCGAAAGCGGCTTCGTGCACGGCGTAAAGCTGTATCCGGCGGGCGCGACGACCAATTCGGACCACGGCGTGACCGATCTCGCGAAATGCGCGAAGACGCTGGAGGCGATGCAGGAAGCCGGGATGCCGCTGCTCGTGCACGGCGAGGTGACCGACGCGTCGATCGACCTGTTCGACCGCGAGAAGGTCTTCATCGACCGCGTGATGACGCCGCTGCGCCGCGATTTCCCGGGCCTGAAGGTCGTGTTCGAGCACATCACGACGAAGGACGCGGCCGACTACGTGCGCGACGCCGACGCGGCGCCGGGCCTGATCGGCGCGACGATCACCGCGCATCACCTGCTGTACAACCGCAACGCGATCTTCGTCGGCGGGATTCGCCCGCATTACTACTGCCTGCCGGTGCTCAAGCGCGAGACGCACCGCGTCGCGCTCGTCGAGGCGGCGACCTCGGGCAACCCGCGCTTCTTCCTCGGCACCGACAGCGCGCCGCATGCGCGCAACGCGAAGGAAGCCGCGTGCGGCTGCGCGGGCTGCTACACGGCGCTGCACGCGCTCGAGCTGTATGCGGAGGCGTTCGACAACGCCGGCGCGCTCGACAAGCTCGAAGGCTTCGCGAGCTTCTACGGCGCGGATTTCTACGGCCTTCCGCGTGCGACCGAGACGGTCACGCTGCGCCGCGAGCCGTGGGAGCTGCCGCTCGAGATCCTCGCGGGCGACACGCCGGTCGTGCCGCTGCGCGCGGGCGAATCGATCGGCTGGAAACTCGCGTGA
- the rpsI gene encoding 30S ribosomal protein S9: MIGNWNYGTGRRKSAVARVFIKAGKGDIVVNGKPIADYFSRETSLMIVRQPLELTNHGQTFDIKVNVTGGGETGQAGAVRHGITRALIDYDAALKPSLSNAGFVTRDAREVERKKVGLRKARRAKQFSKR, from the coding sequence ATGATCGGTAACTGGAACTACGGTACGGGCCGCCGCAAGAGCGCCGTCGCTCGTGTCTTCATCAAGGCAGGCAAGGGCGACATCGTCGTCAACGGCAAGCCCATTGCTGACTACTTCTCGCGCGAAACGTCGCTGATGATCGTGCGTCAGCCGCTGGAACTCACGAACCACGGCCAGACGTTCGACATCAAGGTGAACGTGACGGGCGGCGGTGAAACGGGTCAGGCAGGCGCAGTGCGCCACGGCATCACCCGTGCACTGATCGACTACGATGCGGCGCTGAAGCCGTCGCTGTCGAACGCAGGCTTCGTCACGCGCGATGCACGTGAAGTCGAGCGTAAGAAGGTCGGTCTGCGCAAGGCACGCCGCGCCAAGCAGTTCTCGAAGCGTTAA
- the gltK gene encoding glutamate/aspartate ABC transporter permease GltK, whose translation MHQFDWSSIPGALPTLWTGAIITFQITALAIVVGIVWGTLLALMRLSGVKPLAWFAQGYVTVFRSIPLVMVLLWFFLIVPQLLQGVLGLSPTIDIRLASAMVAFSLFEAAYYSEIIRAGIQAVPRGQVNAAFALGMNYAQAMRLVILPQAFRAMVPLLLTQAIVLFQDTSLVYVISLADFFRTAANIGDRDGTSVEMILFAGACYFVICTVASALVKGLQKKVTR comes from the coding sequence ATGCATCAGTTCGACTGGAGTAGCATTCCCGGCGCGCTGCCGACGCTCTGGACGGGCGCGATCATCACGTTCCAGATCACGGCGCTCGCGATCGTCGTCGGCATCGTCTGGGGCACGCTGCTCGCGCTGATGCGGCTGTCGGGCGTCAAGCCGCTCGCGTGGTTCGCGCAGGGCTACGTGACGGTGTTCCGCTCGATCCCGCTCGTGATGGTGCTGCTGTGGTTCTTCCTGATCGTGCCGCAGCTGCTGCAGGGCGTGCTCGGGCTGTCGCCGACGATCGACATCCGGCTCGCGTCGGCGATGGTCGCGTTCTCGTTGTTCGAGGCCGCGTATTATTCCGAGATCATCCGCGCCGGCATCCAGGCGGTGCCGCGCGGGCAGGTGAACGCTGCGTTCGCGCTCGGCATGAACTATGCGCAGGCGATGCGCCTCGTGATCCTGCCGCAGGCCTTCCGCGCGATGGTGCCGCTGCTGCTCACGCAGGCGATCGTGCTGTTCCAGGACACGTCGCTCGTCTACGTGATCAGCCTTGCGGACTTCTTCCGCACGGCCGCCAACATCGGCGATCGCGACGGCACGAGCGTCGAGATGATCCTGTTCGCGGGTGCATGCTACTTCGTGATTTGCACGGTGGCGTCCGCCCTCGTCAAAGGTCTCCAGAAAAAGGTCACAAGATGA
- a CDS encoding anhydro-N-acetylmuramic acid kinase: MPMRRPSPGHPADGVYFGLMSGTSMDGVDGVAVRFETGKPPAVLAEAFVGFAQTLRDALFALQQPGDDEIDREALAANALAARYAVCCHELQRAAGLAPDQVRAIGVHGQTVRHRPERGYTRQTNNPALLAELTHVDVIADFRSRDVAAGGQGAPLVPAFHATVFGAPRETRVVCNLGGISNITILPGDGGDVRGFDCGPANVLIDEWASRHLGKPYDENGRFAARGAVHAPLLDALLDEPYFDAPPPKSTGRDLFNPAWLDAKLAAFAQLAPEDVQATLTALTAVSIAHEIAQHAPDCTAVYVCGGGARNPVLLDALSNALRDRGVRAAVDTTAALGVPPQQVEALAFAWLAYRFAAREPGSLATVTGAAGDRVLGALYPR, from the coding sequence GTGCCGATGCGACGTCCATCACCCGGCCACCCGGCCGACGGCGTTTATTTCGGATTGATGTCGGGAACGAGCATGGACGGCGTCGACGGCGTCGCCGTGCGCTTCGAGACCGGCAAGCCGCCGGCCGTGCTGGCCGAAGCCTTCGTCGGGTTCGCGCAGACGCTGCGCGACGCGCTGTTCGCGCTGCAGCAGCCGGGCGACGACGAGATCGACCGCGAGGCGCTGGCCGCCAACGCGCTCGCGGCCCGCTACGCGGTGTGCTGCCATGAACTGCAGCGCGCGGCCGGCCTTGCGCCCGACCAGGTGCGCGCGATCGGCGTGCACGGGCAGACGGTGCGCCACCGCCCCGAGCGCGGCTACACGCGGCAGACCAACAATCCGGCGCTGCTCGCCGAATTGACGCATGTCGACGTGATTGCCGACTTCCGCAGCCGCGACGTGGCCGCGGGCGGCCAGGGCGCGCCGCTCGTGCCGGCGTTCCATGCGACGGTATTCGGTGCGCCGCGCGAGACGCGGGTCGTCTGCAATCTCGGCGGCATCAGCAACATCACGATCCTGCCCGGCGACGGCGGCGACGTGCGCGGCTTCGACTGCGGCCCCGCGAATGTGCTGATCGACGAATGGGCGAGCCGCCACCTCGGCAAGCCCTACGACGAGAACGGCCGGTTCGCGGCGCGCGGCGCCGTCCATGCGCCGCTGCTCGATGCGCTGCTCGACGAGCCCTATTTCGATGCGCCGCCGCCCAAGAGCACCGGACGCGACCTGTTCAATCCGGCTTGGCTCGATGCGAAGCTGGCCGCATTCGCGCAGCTCGCGCCGGAGGACGTGCAGGCCACGCTCACGGCGCTGACGGCCGTGTCGATCGCGCACGAGATCGCACAGCATGCGCCCGACTGCACGGCCGTCTACGTGTGCGGCGGCGGCGCGCGCAATCCCGTGCTGCTCGACGCGCTTTCAAACGCGCTGCGCGACCGCGGCGTTCGCGCGGCAGTCGACACGACGGCCGCGCTCGGCGTACCGCCGCAGCAGGTCGAGGCGCTCGCGTTCGCGTGGCTCGCGTACCGCTTCGCCGCACGCGAGCCGGGCAGCCTCGCGACGGTCACCGGCGCGGCCGGCGACCGCGTGCTGGGCGCGCTCTATCCGCGCTGA
- a CDS encoding amino acid ABC transporter permease: protein MSYHWNWGIFLSPVSTGEPTTYFGWLMSGFWVTLKVSLTAWVIALIVGSLFGVLRTVPNKWLSALGTVYVSIFRNIPLIVQFFVWYLVVPELLPPSIGTWIKQLPPGTQFFTASIVCLGLFTGARVCEQVRSGINALPRGQRAAGLAMGFTQWQTYRYVLLPVAYRIIVPPLTSEFLNIFKNSAVASTIGLLDLSAQARQLVDYTAQTYESFIAVTLAYVVINLVVMAFMRWVESKSRLPGYIGGK, encoded by the coding sequence ATGTCATACCACTGGAACTGGGGCATCTTCCTGAGCCCCGTATCGACCGGCGAGCCGACCACTTACTTCGGATGGCTGATGTCCGGGTTCTGGGTGACGCTCAAGGTGTCGCTCACCGCCTGGGTGATCGCGCTGATCGTCGGCTCGCTGTTCGGCGTGCTGCGCACCGTGCCGAACAAATGGCTGTCGGCGCTCGGCACGGTCTACGTGTCGATCTTCCGGAACATCCCGCTGATCGTGCAGTTCTTCGTCTGGTACCTCGTCGTGCCGGAACTGCTGCCGCCGTCGATCGGCACCTGGATCAAGCAGTTGCCGCCCGGCACGCAGTTCTTCACCGCGTCGATCGTCTGTCTCGGCCTGTTCACGGGCGCGCGCGTGTGCGAGCAGGTGCGCTCGGGCATCAACGCGCTGCCGAGGGGCCAGCGCGCCGCCGGGCTCGCGATGGGCTTCACGCAGTGGCAGACGTACCGCTACGTGCTGCTGCCGGTCGCGTACCGGATCATCGTGCCGCCGCTCACGTCGGAATTCCTGAACATCTTCAAGAATTCCGCGGTCGCGTCGACGATCGGCCTGCTCGACCTGTCCGCGCAGGCGCGCCAGCTCGTCGACTACACCGCGCAGACGTATGAATCGTTCATTGCCGTCACGCTCGCGTACGTGGTCATCAACCTCGTCGTGATGGCGTTCATGCGCTGGGTCGAAAGCAAGTCCCGGCTGCCCGGCTATATCGGAGGCAAGTGA
- a CDS encoding Glu/Leu/Phe/Val family dehydrogenase, with protein MSSQQQSIPSYLHADDLGPWGNYLQQVDRVAPYLGSLSRWLETLKRPKRILVVDVPIELDNGTVAHFEGYRVQHNVSRGPGKGGVRYHQDVTLSEVMALSAWMSVKNAAVNVPYGGAKGGIRVDPRKLSRGELERVTRRYTSEIGIIIGPNTDIPAPDVNTNEQVMAWMMDTYSMNQGQTATGVVTGKPISLGGSLGRKEATGRGVFVVGSEAAKKKGLEIAGARIAVQGFGNVGGIAAKLFQEAGAKVIAVQDHTGTIYQPAGLDANKLLDHVARTGGVAGFEGSEPMPNDEFWTVETDILIPAALENQITEKNAAKIRTKIIVEGANGPTTTAADDILTANGVLVIPDVIANAGGVTVSYFEWVQDFSSFFWTEDEINHRLERVMREAFAGVWAVAEEHKVSVRTAAFIVACKRILMAREMRGLYP; from the coding sequence ATGTCTTCGCAACAGCAGTCCATCCCGTCCTACTTGCACGCCGACGATCTCGGCCCGTGGGGCAACTACCTTCAGCAAGTCGATCGCGTCGCGCCGTACCTCGGTTCGCTGTCGCGCTGGCTCGAAACGCTGAAGCGTCCGAAGCGCATCCTGGTCGTCGACGTGCCGATCGAGCTCGACAACGGCACCGTCGCGCACTTCGAGGGCTATCGCGTGCAGCACAACGTGTCGCGCGGCCCGGGCAAGGGCGGCGTGCGTTACCACCAGGACGTGACGCTGTCGGAAGTGATGGCGCTGTCCGCGTGGATGTCGGTGAAGAACGCCGCAGTGAACGTGCCGTACGGCGGCGCGAAGGGCGGCATCCGCGTCGACCCGCGCAAGCTGTCGCGTGGTGAGCTCGAGCGCGTGACGCGCCGCTACACCAGCGAAATCGGCATCATCATCGGCCCGAACACCGACATTCCGGCGCCGGACGTCAACACCAACGAACAGGTGATGGCGTGGATGATGGACACGTACTCGATGAACCAGGGCCAGACGGCCACCGGCGTCGTGACCGGCAAGCCGATCTCGCTCGGCGGTTCGCTCGGCCGCAAGGAAGCAACGGGCCGCGGCGTGTTCGTCGTCGGCTCCGAAGCGGCGAAGAAGAAGGGTCTCGAAATCGCCGGCGCGCGCATCGCGGTGCAGGGCTTCGGCAACGTCGGCGGCATCGCGGCGAAGCTGTTCCAGGAAGCGGGCGCGAAGGTGATCGCGGTGCAGGATCACACCGGCACGATCTACCAGCCGGCCGGCCTCGACGCGAACAAGCTGCTCGACCACGTGGCCCGCACGGGCGGCGTCGCGGGCTTCGAGGGCTCGGAGCCGATGCCGAACGACGAGTTCTGGACGGTCGAGACCGACATCCTGATCCCGGCGGCGCTGGAAAACCAGATCACCGAGAAGAACGCAGCGAAGATCCGCACCAAGATCATCGTCGAAGGCGCGAACGGCCCGACGACGACCGCGGCGGACGACATCCTGACCGCGAACGGCGTGCTGGTGATCCCGGACGTGATCGCGAACGCGGGCGGCGTGACCGTGTCGTACTTCGAGTGGGTGCAGGACTTCTCGAGCTTCTTCTGGACGGAAGACGAGATCAACCACCGTCTGGAGCGCGTGATGCGCGAAGCGTTCGCCGGCGTGTGGGCGGTCGCGGAAGAGCACAAGGTGTCGGTGCGTACCGCGGCGTTCATCGTCGCGTGCAAGCGGATCCTGATGGCGCGCGAAATGCGCGGCCTGTACCCCTGA
- a CDS encoding glutamate/aspartate ABC transporter substrate-binding protein, with protein sequence MKYHKAILMAAALCAFASGAHAQETGTLKKIKDTGVIALGHRESSIPFSYYDEKQQVVGYSRDFQLKVVDAVKKKLNLPNLQVKNIPVTSQNRIPLVQNGTVDIECGSTTNNAERQQQAAFSDTIFVIGTRLMANKSAGIKDFADLKGKTVVTTAGTTSERLLRKMNNDKQMGMNIISAKDHGDSFNTLESGRAVAFMMDDALLAGERAKAKKPDEWVIVGTPQSQEAYGCMMRKGDTEFKKVVDDAIAQVEKSGEAAKIYSKWFENPIPPKGLNLKFPLSDAMKNLYANPNDKALD encoded by the coding sequence ATGAAATACCACAAGGCAATCCTGATGGCCGCGGCGCTGTGTGCGTTCGCAAGCGGCGCGCATGCGCAGGAGACCGGCACGCTGAAGAAAATCAAGGACACGGGCGTGATCGCGCTGGGACACCGCGAATCGTCGATCCCGTTCTCCTACTACGACGAAAAGCAGCAAGTCGTCGGCTATTCGCGCGACTTCCAGCTGAAGGTCGTCGACGCGGTGAAGAAGAAGCTGAACCTGCCGAATCTGCAGGTGAAGAACATCCCGGTCACGTCGCAGAACCGCATTCCGCTCGTGCAGAACGGCACGGTCGACATCGAGTGCGGCTCGACGACCAACAATGCCGAACGCCAGCAGCAGGCCGCGTTCTCGGACACGATCTTCGTGATCGGCACGCGCCTGATGGCGAACAAGAGCGCGGGCATCAAGGATTTCGCGGACCTGAAGGGAAAGACCGTCGTGACGACGGCGGGCACGACGTCCGAGCGTCTGCTGCGCAAGATGAACAACGACAAGCAGATGGGCATGAACATCATCAGCGCGAAGGATCACGGCGATTCGTTCAATACGCTGGAATCGGGCCGCGCGGTGGCGTTCATGATGGACGACGCGCTGCTTGCGGGCGAGCGCGCGAAGGCGAAGAAGCCGGACGAATGGGTGATCGTCGGCACGCCGCAGTCGCAGGAAGCCTATGGCTGCATGATGCGCAAGGGCGACACGGAGTTCAAGAAGGTCGTCGACGACGCGATCGCGCAGGTCGAGAAGTCGGGAGAGGCCGCGAAGATCTACTCGAAGTGGTTTGAAAACCCGATCCCGCCGAAGGGGCTGAACCTGAAGTTCCCGCTCTCCGATGCGATGAAGAATCTCTACGCGAACCCGAACGACAAGGCCCTCGACTGA
- the erpA gene encoding iron-sulfur cluster insertion protein ErpA gives MNAVTESAATTEMPAPFVFTDAAAEKVKQLIDEEGNPDLKLRVFVQGGGCSGFQYGFTFDEEVNEDDTVMNKNGVQLLIDSMSYQYLVGAEIDYKDDLNGAQFVIKNPNATTTCGCGSSFSV, from the coding sequence ATGAACGCTGTTACCGAATCCGCAGCCACGACCGAAATGCCGGCCCCGTTCGTCTTCACCGACGCGGCAGCCGAGAAGGTGAAGCAACTGATCGACGAAGAAGGCAACCCTGACCTGAAGCTCCGCGTGTTCGTGCAGGGCGGCGGCTGCTCCGGCTTCCAGTACGGCTTCACGTTCGACGAGGAAGTCAACGAGGACGACACCGTGATGAACAAGAACGGCGTCCAGTTGCTGATCGACTCGATGAGCTACCAGTACCTGGTCGGCGCAGAGATCGACTACAAGGACGATCTGAACGGCGCGCAGTTCGTGATCAAGAACCCGAACGCGACGACCACCTGCGGGTGTGGTTCGTCGTTCTCGGTCTGA
- a CDS encoding class II glutamine amidotransferase, translating to MCQLLGMNCAAPTDVTFSFTGFAARGGLTDHHADGWGIAFFEDKACRLFIDHQASATSPIAEMVKRYPIKSKNTIAHIRKATQGHILLENSHPFMRELWGRHWIFAHNGDLQDYAPDMEGSVYHPVGTTDSERAFCVLMQGLREAFPGAQPPLPELFERVGELTRGITDHGVFNFLMSNGQALFAHCSTRLHYIVRRWPFSTAHLVDEDLSIDFAKYTTPEDRVAVIATQPLTDNEVWTSFEPGELIMFQCGDVAARMQIPVPPAVLEKLRNPALDASASASAPARPLPAVEADVSEDAFDF from the coding sequence ATGTGCCAACTCCTAGGAATGAACTGCGCCGCGCCGACGGACGTCACATTCTCGTTCACCGGTTTCGCGGCCCGGGGCGGGCTCACCGACCACCATGCCGACGGCTGGGGCATCGCCTTCTTCGAGGACAAGGCCTGCCGCTTGTTCATCGATCACCAGGCATCGGCCACGTCGCCGATCGCCGAAATGGTCAAGCGCTACCCGATCAAGTCGAAGAACACGATCGCGCACATCCGCAAGGCGACGCAGGGCCATATCCTGCTCGAGAACAGCCACCCGTTCATGCGCGAGCTGTGGGGCCGGCACTGGATCTTCGCGCATAACGGCGACCTGCAGGACTACGCGCCTGACATGGAAGGCAGCGTCTATCACCCGGTCGGCACAACCGACAGCGAACGCGCGTTCTGCGTGCTGATGCAGGGGCTGCGCGAAGCGTTCCCCGGCGCGCAGCCGCCGCTGCCCGAGCTGTTCGAGCGGGTCGGCGAGCTGACCCGCGGCATCACCGACCACGGCGTGTTCAACTTCCTGATGTCGAACGGCCAGGCGCTGTTCGCGCACTGCTCGACGCGGCTGCACTACATCGTGCGCCGCTGGCCGTTCTCGACCGCGCACCTCGTCGACGAAGACCTGTCGATCGACTTCGCGAAGTACACGACGCCGGAAGACCGCGTCGCGGTGATCGCGACGCAGCCGCTCACCGACAACGAAGTGTGGACCTCGTTCGAGCCGGGCGAGCTGATCATGTTCCAGTGCGGCGACGTCGCCGCGCGAATGCAGATCCCGGTGCCGCCCGCCGTGCTCGAGAAGCTGCGCAACCCGGCGCTCGACGCGTCGGCGTCGGCGTCCGCGCCCGCGCGGCCGTTGCCGGCCGTCGAGGCGGACGTCAGCGAAGACGCGTTCGACTTCTGA
- a CDS encoding DUF1090 family protein, translated as MKKRLTPLLAAALLGGAASAAADPAGCNAKLDALDARIAAAREARAEDRVAKLRAVRERVRHFCARRHGHASAVDAPGA; from the coding sequence ATGAAGAAACGACTCACGCCACTCCTGGCCGCCGCCCTGCTGGGCGGCGCCGCATCGGCCGCCGCCGACCCGGCCGGCTGCAACGCGAAGCTCGACGCACTCGACGCGCGCATCGCCGCCGCGCGCGAAGCACGCGCCGAGGATCGCGTCGCGAAACTGCGCGCCGTGCGCGAACGGGTGCGCCACTTCTGCGCGCGCCGCCACGGTCATGCTTCGGCCGTCGACGCCCCAGGCGCCTGA
- a CDS encoding amino acid ABC transporter ATP-binding protein, with protein sequence MISIKNVSKWYGQFQVLTDCTTEVKKGEVVVVCGPSGSGKSTLIKTVNGLEPFQQGEILVNGQSVGDKKTNLSKLRSKVGMVFQHFELFPHLSITENLTLAQIKVLGRGKDEAAEKGMKLLDRVGLKAHAHKYPGQLSGGQQQRVAIARALSMDPIAMLFDEPTSALDPEMINEVLDVMVELAKEGMTMMVVTHEMGFAKKVAHRVIFMDKGAIVEDDRKEDFFANPRSDRAKDFLAKILH encoded by the coding sequence ATGATTTCCATCAAGAACGTTTCCAAGTGGTACGGCCAGTTTCAGGTCCTCACCGACTGCACGACCGAGGTCAAGAAAGGCGAGGTGGTCGTCGTCTGCGGTCCGTCGGGTTCGGGCAAGTCGACGCTGATCAAGACCGTGAACGGCCTCGAGCCGTTCCAGCAGGGCGAGATCCTCGTCAACGGCCAGTCGGTCGGCGACAAGAAGACGAACCTGTCGAAGCTGCGCTCGAAGGTCGGGATGGTGTTCCAGCACTTCGAGCTGTTCCCGCACCTGTCGATCACCGAGAACCTGACGCTCGCGCAGATCAAGGTGCTCGGCCGCGGCAAGGACGAGGCGGCCGAGAAGGGCATGAAGCTGCTCGACCGCGTCGGCCTGAAGGCGCACGCGCACAAGTATCCGGGCCAGCTGTCGGGCGGCCAGCAGCAGCGGGTCGCGATCGCGCGCGCGCTGTCGATGGACCCGATCGCGATGCTGTTCGACGAACCGACATCGGCGCTCGATCCCGAGATGATCAACGAGGTGCTCGACGTGATGGTCGAACTCGCGAAGGAAGGGATGACGATGATGGTCGTCACGCACGAGATGGGCTTCGCGAAGAAGGTCGCGCACCGCGTGATCTTCATGGACAAGGGCGCGATCGTCGAGGACGACCGCAAGGAAGACTTCTTCGCGAATCCGCGGTCGGACCGCGCGAAGGACTTCCTCGCGAAGATCCTGCACTGA
- a CDS encoding OsmC family protein, protein MPDRIRIRQRWSASMECKVSWLGQDGMAFSAQTGSGHLVTMDGAPEGGGHNLAPRPMEMVLLGTGGCTAYDVVLILKKSRQEVAGCSVTLKAERASEDPKVFTKVHFHFTVTGRNLNPATVERAINLSHDKYCSASIMIAKTAELTHSFDIVAG, encoded by the coding sequence ATGCCGGATCGAATTCGAATCAGGCAACGCTGGAGCGCAAGCATGGAATGCAAAGTTAGCTGGTTGGGTCAGGACGGCATGGCGTTTTCCGCCCAGACCGGAAGCGGGCACCTCGTCACGATGGACGGCGCGCCCGAGGGCGGCGGCCACAATCTCGCGCCGCGGCCGATGGAGATGGTGCTGCTCGGCACCGGCGGCTGCACCGCGTATGACGTCGTGCTGATCCTGAAGAAGAGCCGCCAGGAAGTCGCCGGCTGTTCGGTCACGCTGAAGGCCGAGCGCGCGAGCGAAGATCCGAAGGTGTTCACGAAGGTCCACTTCCACTTCACGGTCACCGGCCGCAACCTGAACCCGGCGACGGTCGAGCGCGCGATCAACCTGTCGCACGACAAGTACTGCTCGGCGTCGATCATGATCGCGAAGACGGCCGAGCTCACGCATTCGTTCGACATCGTCGCAGGCTGA